In Rhodococcus sp. OK302, one genomic interval encodes:
- a CDS encoding transcriptional regulator, translated as MPKNATKRRPALIALVLVSAAGCLALGWWQWERFEAVGGTGQNLGYALQWPLFAAFVVYAYRKFVQLEDVDPEEAAAEELAAEPREIPADLLPQRPKAELDDVERDVDDPEARQMLEYNDYLAQLAAREPDRSTT; from the coding sequence GTGCCTAAGAACGCTACGAAACGCCGACCTGCGCTGATTGCGCTGGTTCTTGTGTCAGCCGCTGGCTGCTTGGCGCTCGGCTGGTGGCAGTGGGAGCGTTTCGAGGCTGTGGGCGGTACTGGCCAGAACCTCGGTTATGCCTTGCAGTGGCCGCTGTTCGCGGCATTTGTGGTGTACGCATACCGCAAGTTCGTGCAACTCGAGGATGTCGATCCGGAAGAGGCTGCTGCCGAAGAGTTGGCCGCCGAGCCTCGCGAGATCCCGGCTGACCTGCTTCCGCAGCGCCCCAAGGCTGAGCTCGACGACGTCGAACGTGACGTCGATGATCCCGAGGCTCGCCAAATGCTCGAATACAACGACTACCTTGCGCAGCTCGCCGCTCGCGAGCCCGATAGGAGCACTACGTGA
- a CDS encoding DUF3817 domain-containing protein produces the protein MSTGQEANIAVPAVDEAKQTKVRSALLRYRVLAYATGIWLLVLTAEVVAKYIFGVENLPTWIAVVHGWVYFVYLIVTLDLAVKVRWPAMRTVGTLLAGTIPFLSFYVEHKRTVQVKNDYNL, from the coding sequence GTGAGTACCGGTCAGGAAGCGAACATCGCTGTCCCTGCAGTCGATGAAGCCAAGCAGACGAAGGTCCGTTCCGCACTTTTGCGGTACCGCGTCCTCGCGTACGCGACTGGCATCTGGTTGTTGGTGCTTACCGCTGAGGTTGTCGCCAAGTACATCTTCGGCGTCGAAAACCTGCCGACGTGGATCGCAGTTGTTCACGGCTGGGTGTACTTCGTCTATCTGATCGTCACACTCGATCTTGCAGTCAAGGTCCGATGGCCCGCCATGCGCACTGTGGGTACGCTCCTTGCCGGAACGATTCCGTTCCTTTCGTTCTACGTCGAACACAAGCGGACGGTTCAGGTCAAGAACGACTACAACCTCTGA
- the rdgB gene encoding RdgB/HAM1 family non-canonical purine NTP pyrophosphatase, whose product MTVRVLVASRNAKKLKELHRVLDAAGVRGIDLVGLDEVPPFPEAPETGATFEENALAKARDGAAATGMPCIADDSGVEIDALNAMPGVLSARWSGTHGDDGANTALVLAQLGDVPDERRGAAFVSACALVIPGGDETVVRGEWRGVIGHEPAGDGGFGYDPIFRPDGDTRAAAELTPAEKDAASHRGRALVQLVPALAALAG is encoded by the coding sequence GTGACTGTCCGAGTGCTGGTTGCCAGCCGAAACGCAAAGAAATTGAAAGAACTCCACCGGGTGCTCGACGCCGCGGGAGTACGCGGCATCGACCTCGTCGGACTCGACGAAGTGCCGCCGTTCCCGGAAGCTCCGGAGACAGGTGCAACGTTCGAAGAGAACGCACTCGCGAAGGCTCGCGATGGTGCTGCCGCTACCGGAATGCCGTGCATTGCAGATGATTCCGGTGTCGAGATCGACGCACTCAACGCAATGCCGGGAGTGTTGTCGGCCCGCTGGTCGGGAACCCACGGTGACGACGGCGCCAACACCGCGCTCGTCCTCGCACAATTGGGCGACGTACCGGATGAGCGTCGCGGAGCGGCATTCGTTTCCGCCTGTGCGCTCGTGATTCCCGGCGGCGACGAGACGGTGGTGCGCGGTGAATGGCGCGGAGTCATCGGCCACGAACCTGCCGGCGACGGAGGGTTCGGTTACGACCCGATCTTCCGCCCCGACGGCGATACCCGCGCCGCTGCGGAATTGACGCCGGCCGAGAAGGACGCGGCTTCACACCGGGGAAGGGCCCTAGTTCAGTTGGTTCCGGCGTTAGCAGCGCTCGCAGGCTGA
- the rph gene encoding ribonuclease PH produces the protein MTTREDGRADDELRTIKITRGFTSHPAGSVLVEFGNTRVMCTASVQEGVPRWRKGSGLGWLTAEYAMLPAATHTRSGRESVKGKVGGRTQEISRLIGRSLRACIDLAAIGENTIALDCDVLQADGGTRTAAITGAYVALVDAVTYLRAADLLSDPQPISCGIAAVSVGVVDGRVRLDLPYEEDSRAEVDMNVVATDTGTLVEIQGTGEGATFPRSTLDKLLDSALAGCEQIFEIQKLALAEPYPGVLPEPKNPEPKKKFGA, from the coding sequence GTGACTACACGAGAAGACGGCAGGGCGGACGACGAACTCCGCACGATCAAAATCACCCGCGGGTTCACCAGCCATCCGGCAGGCTCGGTATTGGTCGAGTTCGGGAACACCCGTGTGATGTGTACCGCAAGCGTTCAGGAAGGTGTTCCGCGGTGGCGCAAGGGGTCTGGGCTCGGCTGGCTCACCGCGGAATATGCAATGCTCCCCGCTGCGACACATACGCGCAGTGGACGTGAATCCGTCAAAGGCAAGGTCGGCGGCCGCACCCAGGAAATCAGCCGACTCATCGGTCGATCACTGCGCGCGTGCATCGACCTCGCGGCAATCGGTGAGAACACCATCGCCTTGGACTGCGACGTACTTCAGGCCGACGGCGGAACCCGTACCGCCGCAATCACGGGCGCGTACGTCGCACTGGTCGACGCGGTCACCTACCTGCGTGCCGCCGACCTCTTGAGCGATCCCCAACCGATCTCGTGTGGCATCGCGGCAGTCAGCGTCGGAGTTGTCGACGGGCGTGTGCGATTGGATCTGCCCTACGAGGAAGATTCGCGCGCCGAGGTCGATATGAATGTCGTCGCGACCGACACCGGAACTCTGGTCGAGATCCAGGGCACGGGTGAGGGTGCGACCTTCCCTCGTTCGACTCTCGACAAACTGCTGGACTCCGCACTGGCCGGATGCGAGCAGATATTCGAAATTCAGAAGCTCGCGTTGGCCGAGCCCTACCCGGGTGTACTGCCCGAACCCAAGAACCCGGAACCCAAGAAGAAATTCGGTGCCTGA
- a CDS encoding cyclic nucleotide-degrading phosphodiesterase: protein MRMTVLGCSGSVSGPDSPASGYLLTAPGTPPLVIDFGPGVLGALQRYADPGEATILLSHLHADHCLDMPSLLVWRRYHPNRPEGRALVYGPTDTACRIGTSSAECAGEIDDISDTIDLRLWAENEPVTFGELTVVPSRMNHPPEAYGFRVTDAAGKVLVYTGDTGMCDNVVELARGADVLLSEASWTDSPDRPAGIHLSGKEAGRVAALAGVKELLLTHIPPWTSREDVIAEAKSEFSGPVHAVSAGSVYDI from the coding sequence ATGCGCATGACCGTCCTGGGGTGTTCCGGCAGCGTCTCGGGGCCGGATTCACCGGCTTCGGGCTACTTGCTCACGGCGCCGGGTACCCCGCCGCTCGTCATAGATTTCGGCCCCGGAGTGCTGGGCGCTCTGCAACGTTACGCAGACCCCGGCGAGGCGACGATCCTGCTCTCGCATCTGCACGCCGATCATTGTCTCGACATGCCGAGCCTGCTCGTGTGGCGTCGCTACCATCCCAATCGGCCCGAAGGTCGCGCACTGGTTTACGGCCCGACTGATACCGCCTGCCGGATCGGGACTTCGTCCGCAGAATGTGCCGGAGAAATCGATGACATCTCCGACACCATCGACTTGAGATTGTGGGCCGAGAACGAGCCCGTCACCTTCGGTGAACTGACCGTCGTTCCGAGCCGGATGAACCATCCTCCCGAGGCCTACGGATTCCGAGTTACCGATGCTGCCGGGAAGGTTCTCGTCTACACCGGCGACACCGGAATGTGCGACAACGTCGTCGAACTTGCCCGAGGCGCCGACGTGTTGCTGTCCGAGGCGTCGTGGACCGACAGTCCTGATCGCCCCGCGGGCATTCATCTGTCGGGAAAGGAAGCCGGCCGCGTCGCCGCTCTGGCCGGTGTGAAGGAACTTCTCCTGACGCACATCCCGCCATGGACGTCCCGCGAGGACGTCATCGCCGAAGCGAAATCCGAATTCTCGGGACCGGTACACGCGGTCTCCGCAGGAAGTGTGTACGACATCTGA
- a CDS encoding rhomboid family intramembrane serine protease has product MTMDFNSPDFGARTPVPTSKPPSVWKQSAVLIGGFVLALYVIEIVDAISGQHIQNAGVTPRTLDGLWGILFAPVLHDDWAHLIANTIPVLILGYLVLVSGISRGLEATGIIWVVGGVGTWLFAGANSNHVGASVLIFGWVTYLLVRGFFTRSFTQILIGVVVFVIYGGVLWGVLPSDPQVSWQGHLFGAIGGVVAAWALASGDRTKRAGAVTSA; this is encoded by the coding sequence ATGACGATGGATTTCAACAGTCCGGATTTCGGTGCCCGGACACCCGTTCCCACATCGAAACCCCCGTCGGTGTGGAAGCAGTCGGCCGTGCTGATCGGCGGATTTGTCCTGGCGTTGTATGTCATCGAAATTGTGGACGCCATTTCCGGGCAGCACATCCAAAATGCCGGAGTCACACCTCGCACTTTGGACGGACTCTGGGGCATTCTCTTTGCACCGGTGCTTCACGACGACTGGGCGCACCTGATTGCGAACACAATTCCGGTGCTGATTCTCGGCTATCTCGTACTCGTCTCGGGGATTTCCCGTGGGCTGGAGGCAACCGGGATCATCTGGGTGGTCGGGGGCGTCGGAACGTGGCTTTTTGCCGGGGCGAATTCGAATCACGTCGGGGCATCCGTACTCATCTTCGGTTGGGTCACGTACCTCTTGGTTCGAGGATTCTTCACACGAAGTTTCACTCAGATCCTGATCGGGGTTGTTGTCTTCGTGATCTACGGCGGAGTGCTGTGGGGCGTGTTGCCCAGTGATCCGCAGGTTTCGTGGCAGGGGCACTTGTTCGGCGCGATTGGTGGCGTCGTGGCTGCGTGGGCACTTGCGTCAGGTGATCGAACCAAGCGGGCCGGCGCTGTAACTTCGGCCTGA
- a CDS encoding P1 family peptidase, translating to MTATTIGPTDSLTDVVGISVGHHHRLDDNVTLGTGSATGCTVVLAPAGVVAGVDVRGGGPGTRETDLLDPSHSVQQVNAVLLTGGSAYGLAAADGVMRWLEEHGHGIAMGAPGQVVPIVPGAVIFDLPVGDWTIRPDADFGFLAADTASSECATGTVGAGVGARAGAIKGGVGTASVVIADGPAEGTTVSALIVANPVGSVFDPRTGLPWGVGSDGAESFGLRLPVPSELDAANAVAAKGTVLNTTIGVVATDAAITKAGCRRVAVAGHDGLARAIRPAHSPLDGDTIFALATGTHVPEFEIAVPAAFPADLPILDAVCAAAAQVVERAIVKAILDATAVAGIPSYRDLFPSAFV from the coding sequence GTGACTGCGACGACCATCGGCCCCACGGATTCGTTGACCGACGTCGTCGGAATTTCGGTAGGTCACCATCACCGACTCGACGACAATGTAACCCTGGGAACCGGGTCCGCGACGGGTTGCACCGTAGTCCTCGCGCCGGCCGGAGTGGTTGCGGGCGTTGATGTTCGCGGCGGCGGACCCGGCACCCGGGAAACGGATCTGCTGGATCCGAGCCATTCGGTTCAGCAAGTCAACGCAGTGTTGCTGACCGGCGGTAGTGCCTACGGTTTGGCAGCCGCCGACGGCGTGATGCGGTGGCTCGAAGAACACGGCCACGGAATCGCGATGGGCGCGCCGGGTCAGGTGGTTCCCATCGTGCCGGGCGCTGTGATCTTCGATCTTCCGGTGGGGGACTGGACGATTCGGCCCGACGCCGATTTCGGTTTCCTGGCCGCGGATACGGCGTCGAGCGAATGTGCGACCGGCACTGTGGGCGCCGGCGTCGGGGCTCGCGCCGGCGCGATCAAAGGTGGAGTCGGCACTGCCAGCGTCGTGATTGCCGACGGACCGGCTGAGGGGACAACGGTTTCGGCGTTGATCGTCGCAAACCCGGTGGGGTCTGTGTTCGATCCGCGAACCGGCTTGCCGTGGGGCGTCGGATCCGACGGTGCCGAGTCTTTCGGACTACGTCTGCCGGTGCCGTCCGAACTTGACGCCGCCAATGCCGTCGCAGCCAAGGGGACGGTTCTCAACACCACTATCGGGGTTGTTGCTACCGATGCGGCGATTACCAAGGCCGGTTGCCGACGCGTCGCCGTCGCCGGACACGACGGTTTGGCTCGGGCCATCCGGCCGGCCCACTCGCCACTCGACGGTGACACGATTTTTGCCCTTGCGACCGGAACCCACGTCCCGGAATTCGAGATCGCGGTGCCGGCCGCTTTTCCGGCGGATCTGCCCATCCTCGACGCGGTGTGTGCGGCTGCCGCTCAGGTTGTGGAGCGGGCAATCGTCAAGGCAATTCTGGACGCGACCGCGGTTGCGGGCATTCCCAGTTATCGAGACTTGTTCCCGTCAGCGTTCGTTTAG
- the aosR gene encoding oxidative stress transcriptional regulator AosR — protein MRTWSRKNSLSGVKFRSEMDAHEAAVLRSLVESVIGLLDERESSAPQDELAALTGLRTGNSESPDNPVLARLLPDFHRPDPDKVSPDPDDLDDAGANVNGALRSLHEPEIIDAKKASGRALLASLPETGGKILLTQEQADAWLSALNDVRLALGTNLGIDADTPESLDPDDPRAPHLDVYHWLTWMQDSLVQALMP, from the coding sequence GTGCGGACGTGGAGCAGGAAGAATTCACTTTCCGGAGTGAAGTTCAGATCCGAGATGGACGCTCACGAAGCAGCGGTCCTTCGTTCGCTGGTCGAGTCGGTGATCGGACTGTTGGACGAACGCGAATCGTCGGCTCCGCAGGACGAACTTGCCGCGCTCACCGGACTGCGAACCGGGAATTCGGAGTCCCCGGACAATCCGGTGCTGGCACGGTTGCTTCCCGATTTTCATCGGCCGGACCCCGACAAGGTCTCGCCCGATCCGGACGATCTCGACGACGCCGGCGCCAACGTCAACGGTGCCTTGCGGAGTTTGCACGAGCCCGAGATCATCGACGCCAAGAAAGCGTCGGGTCGCGCGCTGTTGGCTTCGCTGCCCGAAACGGGTGGCAAAATTCTGTTGACGCAGGAACAAGCCGACGCGTGGTTATCGGCGCTCAATGACGTACGCCTGGCTCTCGGAACCAATTTGGGGATCGATGCGGATACGCCGGAAAGTTTGGATCCCGACGATCCGCGGGCGCCTCATCTGGACGTGTATCACTGGTTGACGTGGATGCAGGATTCGCTCGTTCAGGCGCTCATGCCGTGA
- the clpS gene encoding ATP-dependent Clp protease adapter ClpS: MKGATVSSPRAVPEQSEAVATIEAVDRPWVTIVWDDPVNLMHYVAYIFQKLFGYSKAKANDLMMKVHSEGKAVVSSGSRDKMEADVRRLHAAGLWATMQREDT; the protein is encoded by the coding sequence ATGAAGGGTGCGACGGTGTCTTCACCGCGTGCGGTGCCCGAGCAGTCGGAGGCTGTCGCGACTATAGAAGCCGTCGATCGGCCCTGGGTGACCATCGTCTGGGACGACCCGGTCAACCTGATGCATTACGTCGCCTACATTTTTCAGAAGCTGTTCGGCTACAGCAAGGCCAAGGCCAACGATCTGATGATGAAGGTCCATTCGGAGGGCAAGGCCGTCGTCTCCAGTGGTTCCCGCGACAAGATGGAAGCCGACGTTCGGCGCCTCCACGCGGCTGGTCTCTGGGCCACGATGCAACGCGAAGACACGTAA
- a CDS encoding nicotinate phosphoribosyltransferase, which yields MPTQNSDRPDTAASTALLTDQYELTMLSAALADGSAFRTCSFEVFARRLPDGRRYGVVAGTERVLGALEHFRFGEPELAVVSKFLDDATVEWLRNYRFSGDIDGYREGDFYFPGSPILSVRGTFAECVLLETLILSILNHDSAIASAAARMVSAADNRRMIEMGSRRTHEQAAVAASRAAYLAGFDATSNLEAVRRHGVPGAGTSAHAFTLLHTTENGTDEAAAFRAQVNALGVSTTLLVDTYDITEGVKTAIAVAGTELGGVRIDSGDLGVIARQVRRQLDDLGATKTRIVVSGDLDEYAIAALRAEPVDVYGVGTSLVVGSGAPTAGMVYKLVEVEGIPVEKRSTNKASRGGAKKALRVARPTGTIVEEVIYPADAPSPVSAAEGATELMIPLVRGGKTVDGVPTLEDSRAVVKAGLVSLPWEGLKLSRGDSAVPVRFVGGQ from the coding sequence GTGCCTACGCAAAATTCCGATCGTCCTGACACTGCGGCGAGTACCGCACTGCTCACCGACCAGTACGAGCTCACCATGCTCTCGGCCGCGCTTGCCGACGGATCTGCATTCCGTACCTGCAGTTTCGAGGTCTTTGCTCGCAGACTCCCCGACGGTCGCCGCTACGGTGTTGTTGCCGGCACCGAGCGTGTGCTGGGTGCGCTGGAGCATTTCCGCTTCGGTGAACCCGAACTGGCGGTCGTCTCGAAGTTCCTGGACGACGCGACGGTCGAGTGGCTGCGCAACTACCGATTCTCGGGCGACATCGACGGTTACCGCGAAGGCGACTTCTACTTCCCCGGCTCACCCATCCTCTCGGTCCGCGGAACGTTCGCGGAATGCGTATTGCTCGAAACGCTGATCCTCTCGATCCTCAACCACGACAGCGCCATCGCATCGGCCGCAGCACGCATGGTCAGTGCCGCCGACAATCGCCGGATGATCGAGATGGGTTCACGCCGCACCCATGAGCAGGCTGCCGTCGCAGCGTCCCGCGCCGCGTACCTGGCAGGGTTCGACGCCACCTCCAACCTCGAGGCCGTCCGCCGCCACGGTGTTCCCGGCGCCGGCACCAGTGCTCACGCGTTCACCCTCCTGCACACCACCGAAAACGGAACCGACGAGGCTGCGGCATTCCGCGCTCAGGTCAATGCGCTCGGTGTCTCGACCACCCTGCTGGTCGACACCTACGACATCACCGAAGGCGTGAAAACCGCTATCGCCGTGGCCGGCACCGAACTCGGTGGAGTGCGCATCGACTCCGGCGACCTCGGGGTGATCGCCCGTCAGGTGCGTCGCCAACTCGACGACCTCGGTGCCACCAAAACCCGCATCGTCGTCTCGGGCGATCTCGACGAGTACGCGATCGCTGCCCTGCGCGCCGAACCCGTCGACGTCTACGGCGTCGGCACCTCCCTCGTTGTCGGCTCGGGCGCTCCCACTGCGGGCATGGTCTACAAGCTCGTCGAGGTCGAGGGAATCCCCGTCGAGAAGCGCAGCACCAACAAGGCGTCGCGCGGCGGCGCAAAGAAGGCCCTGCGCGTCGCGCGACCGACCGGAACGATCGTCGAAGAAGTCATCTACCCCGCCGACGCTCCGTCTCCCGTCTCGGCGGCCGAGGGCGCTACGGAACTGATGATTCCGCTCGTACGCGGCGGCAAGACCGTCGACGGCGTCCCGACCCTCGAGGACAGTCGAGCTGTTGTGAAGGCCGGACTCGTCAGCCTCCCGTGGGAGGGCTTGAAGCTCTCTCGCGGAGACTCCGCGGTACCCGTCCGATTTGTCGGAGGTCAGTGA
- a CDS encoding nicotinamidase, with translation MSARALIVVDVQNDFCEGGTLAVDGGAGVAAAINDFVDSHEYDAVAATRDFHIDPGTHFSEDPDYVDTWPAHCVVGTDGAEFHPAFDATVAGSAVFSKGAYSAAYSGFEGFAEDGTTLEQWLRAHDITDVDVIGIATDHCVKATALDSVRAGFGTTVILPLTAGVAPATIEAAIAQMQAAGVQLTGRDENAPSHSVGISDVGIH, from the coding sequence ATGTCTGCGCGTGCCTTGATCGTCGTCGACGTACAGAACGATTTCTGTGAAGGCGGGACACTCGCAGTCGACGGCGGCGCTGGCGTTGCCGCTGCGATCAACGATTTTGTCGACTCTCACGAGTACGACGCCGTCGCCGCGACCCGGGATTTCCACATCGATCCGGGCACTCATTTCTCCGAGGATCCCGATTACGTCGACACGTGGCCGGCGCACTGCGTGGTGGGTACCGACGGCGCGGAATTCCACCCCGCGTTCGATGCGACTGTTGCGGGTTCTGCCGTGTTCTCCAAGGGCGCGTACAGCGCGGCCTACTCGGGGTTCGAAGGTTTTGCCGAGGACGGCACCACGTTGGAGCAGTGGTTGCGCGCCCACGACATCACCGACGTCGACGTGATCGGTATCGCGACAGATCATTGTGTGAAGGCCACTGCGCTCGATTCAGTGCGTGCCGGCTTCGGCACCACAGTGATCCTTCCCCTGACCGCCGGTGTGGCACCGGCCACCATCGAGGCCGCGATAGCGCAGATGCAGGCCGCCGGAGTGCAGCTCACAGGCCGCGACGAGAATGCTCCTTCCCACAGCGTCGGCATTTCTGACGTAGGGATCCACTAA
- a CDS encoding ATP-dependent DNA helicase — protein sequence MADQLPNVPELLRAAVQSLGGAERTSQLTMASAVAHSIDTGEHLAVQAGTGTGKSLAYLVPSLRHAVESGRTVVVSTATIALQRQLVDRDLPRLADALKKPLGRRAEFAILKGRNNYLCMNKIHTGASEQPPEDELFDPFTVSRLGREVVRLTEWSSDTDTGDRDELVPGVSDQAWRQVSVTSRECIGKNQCPVGEDCFAERARVEASKADVVVTNHAMLAIDAISGIQILPEHDVVVIDEAHELVDRVTGVATAELTASSISAAARRCGKIVEEQDADRLEAAGEGWAGLLEELRPGRWESLPDGAAPALAAIRDAAWSLRTAIGPAKPGMMAADPEAAAARNAALSSVDDIHDSAVRVLTAFDEPDPAKRKDVVWLSSDEFRGNVRRSVRMAPLSVGGLLRQRLFAESTVVLTSATLTVGGSFDGLAVNWGLPSQSSVRPDSGTAVGTEAPSDASTFRWNSLDVGSPFDHAKAGIIYIARHLPTPGRDGLAPVYLDEIAELVEAAGGRTLGLFSSMRAAKAASEAMRERLDTPILCQGDDSTGTLVKAFAKDEATSLFGTLSLWQGVDVPGPSLSLVILDRIPFPRPDDPLLMARQQAIESHGGNGFLSVSANHAALLLAQGVGRLLRSVDDKGVVAVLDPRLATARYAGYLRASLPPFWETTKPEVVRKALTRIRDSRP from the coding sequence GTGGCCGATCAACTTCCGAATGTCCCCGAACTGCTCCGAGCGGCGGTGCAGTCTCTGGGCGGCGCCGAGCGGACCAGCCAGCTCACTATGGCGTCGGCGGTAGCGCATTCGATCGATACCGGCGAGCATCTGGCCGTCCAGGCCGGCACGGGCACCGGTAAGTCGCTGGCTTACCTGGTGCCGAGTTTGCGTCACGCCGTCGAGTCCGGGCGCACCGTCGTTGTCTCGACGGCCACCATCGCGCTGCAGCGGCAGTTGGTGGATCGTGATCTCCCCCGCCTCGCCGACGCACTGAAGAAGCCGCTCGGGCGACGCGCGGAGTTCGCAATTCTGAAGGGCCGCAACAACTACCTGTGCATGAACAAGATTCATACCGGAGCGTCCGAGCAGCCGCCCGAGGACGAATTGTTCGATCCGTTCACTGTCTCGCGTCTGGGCCGTGAAGTGGTCCGTCTCACCGAGTGGTCGTCCGACACCGATACCGGCGACCGCGACGAACTGGTTCCCGGCGTCTCCGATCAGGCTTGGCGACAGGTCAGTGTGACGTCCCGTGAGTGCATCGGAAAGAACCAGTGCCCGGTGGGCGAAGACTGCTTTGCCGAGCGTGCTCGCGTCGAAGCGTCCAAGGCCGATGTTGTGGTCACCAACCACGCGATGCTCGCTATCGACGCCATCTCCGGCATCCAGATCCTGCCGGAACATGATGTCGTCGTCATCGACGAGGCCCACGAATTAGTCGACCGCGTCACCGGCGTCGCGACCGCTGAACTCACTGCGTCCTCAATCAGCGCTGCCGCGCGTCGTTGCGGAAAGATCGTCGAGGAACAGGATGCCGATCGCCTCGAAGCTGCCGGCGAAGGCTGGGCCGGCCTCCTCGAGGAGCTTCGCCCCGGACGCTGGGAGTCGCTGCCCGACGGCGCCGCTCCGGCCCTGGCCGCAATCCGCGATGCCGCCTGGTCGCTCCGCACTGCCATCGGTCCGGCCAAGCCCGGCATGATGGCCGCCGACCCCGAAGCCGCTGCCGCCCGCAACGCAGCACTCTCCTCGGTGGACGACATTCACGACAGCGCCGTCCGCGTCCTCACCGCCTTCGACGAACCCGACCCCGCGAAGCGCAAAGACGTTGTCTGGCTGTCCTCCGACGAGTTCCGGGGCAACGTCCGCCGATCGGTCCGCATGGCTCCCCTGTCCGTGGGCGGCCTACTGCGCCAGCGCTTGTTCGCCGAGTCAACGGTGGTCTTGACATCTGCAACGCTCACCGTCGGCGGTTCGTTCGACGGTCTCGCCGTCAACTGGGGCCTACCGTCGCAGTCGTCGGTTCGCCCCGATTCCGGAACCGCCGTCGGCACCGAAGCACCCTCGGACGCTTCGACATTCCGCTGGAACTCCCTCGACGTCGGTTCACCGTTCGACCACGCCAAGGCCGGAATCATTTACATCGCCCGACACCTCCCGACGCCCGGACGCGACGGCTTGGCTCCGGTCTATCTCGACGAGATCGCCGAACTCGTCGAAGCTGCGGGTGGGCGCACCCTCGGACTGTTCTCCTCGATGCGGGCCGCAAAAGCTGCGTCCGAAGCGATGCGCGAGCGACTCGACACCCCAATCCTGTGTCAGGGCGACGACTCCACCGGCACTCTCGTCAAGGCCTTCGCCAAAGACGAAGCAACGTCACTGTTCGGCACACTGTCCCTGTGGCAGGGCGTCGACGTGCCCGGTCCGTCGCTGAGTCTCGTCATCCTGGACCGGATTCCGTTCCCGCGTCCCGACGACCCACTACTGATGGCCCGCCAGCAGGCCATCGAGTCCCACGGCGGCAACGGCTTTCTCAGTGTCTCGGCCAATCATGCGGCACTGCTCCTGGCCCAGGGCGTGGGCCGGCTGCTCCGCAGTGTCGACGACAAAGGTGTTGTGGCCGTACTCGATCCGCGTCTCGCGACGGCCCGCTATGCGGGGTACCTGCGCGCATCGCTACCGCCGTTCTGGGAGACGACCAAGCCGGAGGTTGTCCGCAAGGCACTGACGCGAATCCGTGATTCACGGCCCTGA